One part of the Syntrophomonadaceae bacterium genome encodes these proteins:
- a CDS encoding flagellar protein FlaG, producing EIKPRDSVVSSAGDKARPLAALREEQRETAPKIAEHELAKVIEKANKALQGPKTGFRFSVHEGTQEVLVKVVNEDTGEVIREIPPEKILDMVAKMWELMGIFVDEKR from the coding sequence TGGAAATAAAACCCAGGGATTCGGTTGTTTCTTCGGCTGGCGATAAAGCCAGACCATTAGCGGCCTTAAGGGAGGAACAGCGGGAAACAGCACCTAAAATCGCCGAACACGAGCTTGCAAAGGTCATCGAAAAGGCGAACAAGGCTTTGCAGGGGCCGAAAACCGGGTTCCGCTTCAGTGTCCATGAAGGAACCCAGGAGGTCCTGGTCAAAGTAGTCAATGAAGATACGGGAGAAGTGATCCGGGAGATCCCGCCGGAAAAAATCCTGGACATGGTGGCCAAGATGTGGGAACTGATGGGGATTTTTGTGGACGAAAAAAGATAA
- the fliD gene encoding flagellar filament capping protein FliD: MLVNSLRIGGLATGLDTNQIVKDLMRVENMPLDRLRQDRQLVLWRQQEYRDINRALDSFRDQVFSLGLQSTFLAKRTNSSNAAVTVAPLPAADEGLFELTVEQLAKGVYLASDSRLADDKDSGGSLRTLKDQFGLAEGAVISFALEGSARDGVGNYLQKSFLFDAASKTIADVVSEINQANLGIRAVYDSANDRLVLMSSSTGAAQRLKVVLDEELAPGVRFLSGPANLLRLPIAAPDGVQVYSGQDALVRLNGAAYNFSGNSFTLMGLSVTLNEGPERLGDPVIRSMISVANDTEAVFNTIENFVEKYNELLERINDKLREPRYRDYRPLTEEQRAAMTDREIELWEERAKSGLLQNDSLLEGLLHRMRGIVSGLQAGMPSGLNSLAAIGISTGHHSEGGRLFLDPVRLREALAQDPEGIADIFTRAGQEGGPANSQGIGVALAAELDGGIRRLSAYAGGLLAFSPADQSSLGQEVSRLDRRILETVERLQKIEDRYWRRFTALERAIARMNSQSEWLAAQFMNQGS, encoded by the coding sequence ATGCTGGTTAATTCCCTTAGAATTGGGGGCCTGGCCACAGGCCTGGATACGAACCAGATCGTTAAGGATTTGATGAGGGTGGAAAACATGCCCCTGGACCGGTTGCGGCAGGACCGGCAGCTTGTCCTGTGGCGCCAGCAGGAATACCGGGACATCAACAGGGCTTTGGACTCCTTCAGGGACCAGGTTTTTTCCCTGGGCCTGCAGTCCACTTTTTTGGCTAAAAGAACTAATTCCAGCAATGCTGCTGTTACTGTAGCTCCTCTGCCCGCAGCCGATGAAGGACTGTTTGAACTGACCGTTGAGCAGCTGGCGAAAGGGGTGTACCTGGCCAGCGATAGCAGGCTAGCGGACGACAAAGACAGCGGCGGCAGCCTGAGAACCTTAAAAGATCAGTTCGGCCTGGCGGAAGGCGCCGTCATCTCTTTTGCCCTGGAGGGCAGCGCCAGGGACGGGGTAGGGAACTATCTTCAGAAAAGCTTCCTTTTTGATGCGGCCAGCAAAACCATCGCCGATGTGGTCAGTGAAATCAACCAGGCCAATTTAGGTATCAGAGCGGTTTATGACAGCGCCAATGACCGGTTGGTATTAATGTCCTCCTCCACTGGGGCTGCCCAGCGGTTAAAGGTTGTCCTGGATGAGGAGTTGGCCCCTGGAGTTCGATTCTTAAGCGGCCCGGCAAACCTGCTCAGGCTGCCTATTGCTGCTCCTGACGGTGTGCAGGTATATTCCGGCCAGGATGCCCTGGTGCGCTTAAACGGCGCCGCCTATAATTTTAGCGGCAACTCTTTCACCTTGATGGGACTTAGTGTTACCCTCAACGAGGGACCGGAACGGCTGGGGGATCCGGTAATCCGGTCCATGATTTCGGTTGCCAATGACACGGAGGCTGTCTTTAATACGATTGAAAATTTTGTGGAAAAATATAACGAATTGCTGGAAAGAATCAATGATAAACTAAGAGAGCCCAGGTACAGGGATTATCGCCCGCTGACTGAAGAACAGCGCGCCGCCATGACCGACAGGGAAATTGAACTGTGGGAAGAAAGGGCCAAAAGCGGGCTGCTGCAAAACGATTCATTGCTGGAAGGTCTGTTGCACCGGATGCGGGGGATTGTGTCCGGTCTTCAGGCCGGCATGCCGTCTGGCCTGAACAGCCTGGCGGCTATCGGTATCAGCACCGGCCATCATTCCGAGGGAGGACGGCTTTTTCTTGACCCTGTCAGGCTGAGAGAAGCCCTGGCCCAGGACCCGGAAGGGATAGCGGATATATTCACGCGGGCCGGCCAGGAAGGAGGACCGGCAAACAGCCAAGGTATCGGCGTGGCTTTGGCGGCGGAATTAGACGGCGGGATCCGGCGCCTTTCCGCCTATGCCGGCGGCCTCTTGGCCTTCAGCCCGGCGGATCAAAGCTCGCTGGGGCAGGAGGTCAGCCGCCTGGACCGGCGCATCCTGGAAACAGTGGAGAGATTGCAAAAGATTGAGGACAGGTACTGGCGGAGGTTTACCGCTTTGGAGCGGGCTATCGCCAGAATGAATTCCCAGAGCGAATGGTTGGCGGCCCAGTTTATGAATCAAGGCAGCTAG
- a CDS encoding flagellar protein FlaG produces MIKIPGSDPVIISQIHSQTAKGVVQETRQMKITREKEREGRKQEYKEKLAKSIRKLNQATQVLDSPLRFEMAEKNGAWLVQIIDGPTNRLLREVSPEKVMDVAGRLQKVLGILVDELI; encoded by the coding sequence ATGATCAAAATTCCTGGATCGGATCCTGTGATTATCTCCCAGATCCACAGCCAGACGGCTAAAGGGGTGGTGCAGGAAACCCGCCAGATGAAAATCACCAGAGAGAAAGAGCGGGAGGGCCGCAAGCAGGAATACAAGGAAAAGCTGGCCAAATCCATAAGAAAGCTGAATCAGGCTACCCAGGTACTGGACAGCCCTCTCCGGTTTGAAATGGCGGAAAAAAACGGCGCCTGGCTGGTGCAGATAATAGACGGTCCCACCAACCGGCTTCTGCGGGAGGTGTCCCCGGAAAAAGTGATGGATGTGGCGGGGCGGCTCCAAAAAGTCCTTGGCATCCTGGTGGATGAGCTGATTTAA
- the fliS gene encoding flagellar export chaperone FliS, producing the protein MSMAEQSHRAYQQNQIMTASQEKLVLLLYDGAIRFLRQAEEACEAKDWNKCSNNLLRVQEIITELQASLNREDGGRLAENLFLLYDFMFRRLVEANIKKDIRLIAEVRDLLPELRDAWQQITLRHQSHNYNTNSLRLQG; encoded by the coding sequence GTGAGTATGGCGGAGCAATCCCACCGGGCTTACCAGCAAAACCAGATTATGACGGCTTCCCAGGAAAAACTGGTCTTGTTGCTTTACGACGGAGCGATACGTTTTTTGAGACAAGCGGAAGAGGCCTGCGAGGCCAAAGACTGGAATAAATGCAGCAATAATTTATTGCGGGTCCAGGAAATAATCACCGAGCTGCAAGCAAGCCTGAACCGGGAAGACGGCGGCCGGTTGGCGGAAAATCTGTTCCTGCTTTATGATTTTATGTTTCGGCGCCTGGTGGAGGCGAATATCAAAAAGGACATCCGGCTGATTGCCGAGGTCAGAGATCTATTGCCGGAATTACGGGACGCCTGGCAGCAAATAACCCTCCGGCATCAAAGCCATAACTATAATACCAACAGCCTGCGACTGCAGGGTTAA
- the flgB gene encoding flagellar basal body rod protein FlgB, with the protein MNSPIMMALAKTLDAASLRQQVIAHNMANVNTPGFKRSAVAFEQALERALEAGRQDGSRRGTVERLKEIRPQVVRDNATSMRADGNNVDIETEMALLALNTLNYNAVVQRLSSKFASASYVIHEGRR; encoded by the coding sequence ATGAATAGCCCAATTATGATGGCTCTGGCCAAAACCCTTGACGCAGCGAGCCTTCGTCAGCAAGTAATTGCGCATAATATGGCCAATGTCAATACCCCCGGTTTTAAACGTTCCGCAGTTGCTTTTGAACAGGCCCTAGAGCGGGCATTGGAAGCCGGCAGGCAAGATGGCTCCCGGCGCGGGACTGTGGAGAGGCTTAAGGAAATCCGACCTCAGGTAGTGCGTGACAATGCTACCTCCATGCGGGCAGACGGCAATAATGTGGACATAGAGACCGAAATGGCCTTGCTGGCCCTGAACACCCTGAACTATAATGCGGTAGTTCAGCGGTTAAGCTCAAAATTTGCTTCAGCGAGTTATGTAATTCATGAGGGGAGGAGATAG
- the flgC gene encoding flagellar basal body rod protein FlgC produces MKIFHSMNISLSGLTAERLRLDLVASNLANSNTTRTPEGGPFKRRVAVFAERLEQMRGVKGGVQVTAITKDNSPPRMVHDPSHPDANHEGYVAYPNVDVLQEMVDMISAARAYEANVTVFNAGKTMALKAMEIGR; encoded by the coding sequence ATGAAAATATTTCACTCCATGAATATCAGCCTGTCCGGTTTAACGGCGGAAAGGCTTCGTCTGGACCTGGTGGCCAGCAACCTGGCCAACTCCAATACTACCCGCACTCCGGAAGGCGGCCCTTTTAAGCGGCGAGTAGCGGTATTTGCCGAGCGGCTGGAGCAAATGAGGGGCGTTAAAGGTGGGGTGCAGGTGACTGCAATAACAAAAGACAATTCACCGCCCCGGATGGTCCATGACCCATCCCACCCCGATGCTAACCATGAAGGTTATGTGGCCTATCCAAACGTGGATGTCTTGCAGGAAATGGTAGATATGATCTCTGCTGCCAGAGCTTATGAAGCCAATGTCACCGTATTTAATGCCGGCAAGACCATGGCCTTGAAGGCCATGGAAATCGGCCGCTGA
- the fliE gene encoding flagellar hook-basal body complex protein FliE, which produces MAPQNLPLPKIVPVSEDLAANASFGELMRQKLVEVNNLQLRSDELTKEMLTGKPVDLHQVMIAAEQAGLALQLTVQVRNKIIEAYQEISRMQI; this is translated from the coding sequence ATGGCGCCGCAAAATCTGCCCTTGCCTAAGATTGTCCCTGTCTCAGAGGATTTAGCTGCAAATGCATCTTTCGGGGAATTAATGCGGCAAAAACTGGTCGAAGTTAATAACCTTCAGCTAAGGTCTGATGAACTTACCAAGGAAATGCTGACCGGAAAACCAGTAGACTTGCATCAGGTGATGATTGCCGCCGAACAGGCAGGCCTGGCCCTGCAGCTGACGGTGCAAGTCCGGAACAAAATTATCGAGGCCTATCAAGAAATATCCCGGATGCAAATCTAG
- the fliF gene encoding flagellar M-ring protein FliF, producing the protein MANLWGGVSQWWSALPGNRKSMYVVMAAAIVAAGFFFVQWMGKVAYTPLFTRLEPREANQIVERLKELNVRYQLADQGATVLVPQEMVYELRMQMAGSGMLVGGGVGFEIFDQSKLGMTDFERRMDHLRALQEELRRTIVQLEAVEQARVHLVLPEPSVFIRDERPASASVTLKLGPLAKLTQEQVKAIVYLVASGVENLPPENVKVIDTGGNILSDGIEVLGSGSITQQRAAQQELKKEFERDLERRVQGMLERILGPGRSVAMVTADLDFNSREVTRIEYANPGVLRSEQVREEESSSTGGAPVPAGFEPNTTAGGGYPLLENQTSSTQSRTETERVFEIGQTQERVLHAPGRVKSLSTAVVLDGELTPEKVAEIRNIVAAAIGFQDNQERQDRIEVSSLAFNTAYLAEAENEMAALAAARAREEQIRQWVTWGIQGLGIILAFILALIFLRRLSQLSSGRMVAATLDEQVRPIATYAPPTLSPEEAQKRGKQEQVRKLAREKPDEVAHLMKTWITED; encoded by the coding sequence TTGGCAAATCTTTGGGGTGGGGTGTCCCAGTGGTGGTCTGCCCTGCCAGGCAATCGAAAATCCATGTATGTAGTTATGGCTGCAGCAATCGTAGCGGCCGGGTTTTTCTTTGTTCAATGGATGGGAAAGGTTGCCTACACTCCTTTGTTTACCCGTCTGGAACCCCGGGAGGCAAACCAGATTGTGGAAAGGCTAAAAGAGCTGAATGTTAGATACCAGCTTGCTGACCAGGGCGCTACTGTCCTTGTTCCCCAGGAGATGGTTTATGAATTGAGGATGCAGATGGCCGGTTCCGGTATGCTGGTAGGCGGCGGAGTGGGGTTTGAAATCTTCGATCAGAGCAAACTGGGCATGACTGATTTTGAGCGCCGGATGGACCATCTCCGGGCCCTCCAGGAAGAGTTGCGCAGGACCATCGTCCAGCTGGAGGCGGTGGAGCAAGCCCGGGTACACCTGGTACTGCCGGAGCCCAGTGTTTTTATTCGTGATGAACGGCCTGCTTCCGCATCGGTAACTTTAAAGCTAGGCCCCCTGGCAAAGCTGACGCAGGAACAGGTAAAAGCTATTGTTTATCTGGTCGCCAGCGGTGTGGAAAACCTGCCGCCTGAGAATGTCAAGGTGATTGACACTGGGGGGAATATTTTAAGCGATGGCATTGAAGTTCTTGGCAGTGGCAGCATTACCCAGCAGCGGGCGGCGCAACAGGAACTGAAAAAAGAGTTTGAACGGGACCTGGAGCGGCGGGTGCAGGGCATGCTGGAAAGAATCCTGGGGCCTGGGCGGTCTGTGGCCATGGTGACGGCAGATTTGGATTTCAACTCCCGGGAAGTAACCCGGATTGAATATGCCAATCCTGGGGTTTTAAGATCCGAACAAGTCCGGGAGGAGGAAAGTTCCTCTACGGGAGGAGCGCCGGTTCCCGCCGGTTTTGAACCCAATACCACTGCCGGCGGCGGGTACCCCTTGTTAGAAAATCAGACCAGTTCTACCCAAAGCCGGACGGAAACAGAGCGGGTTTTTGAAATAGGTCAAACCCAGGAACGGGTCCTCCACGCGCCGGGAAGAGTAAAAAGCCTTTCAACGGCAGTTGTGCTGGATGGAGAACTTACCCCTGAGAAAGTGGCTGAAATCAGGAATATTGTTGCTGCTGCCATTGGTTTTCAGGATAACCAGGAGCGACAAGACCGGATTGAGGTGAGCAGCCTGGCCTTCAATACTGCCTACCTGGCAGAGGCTGAAAATGAAATGGCTGCCCTGGCAGCCGCCAGGGCCAGGGAGGAGCAGATCCGCCAGTGGGTAACCTGGGGCATCCAGGGCTTAGGGATTATTCTTGCCTTTATCTTAGCGTTAATATTTTTACGACGGCTCAGCCAGTTATCCTCCGGCAGGATGGTAGCTGCTACCCTGGATGAACAGGTCAGGCCTATAGCTACCTATGCTCCGCCTACCTTGTCCCCGGAAGAGGCCCAAAAACGGGGTAAGCAGGAACAAGTGCGGAAGTTAGCCCGGGAAAAACCGGACGAAGTTGCTCATCTGATGAAGACCTGGATAACTGAGGATTAG
- the fliG gene encoding flagellar motor switch protein FliG encodes MPKKNLTGLEKAAIFLINLGPELSAQVLKQLPEADIERITYQIANTVAVDNEMKAQVIEEFVQLNEAQQFLLHGGIKYAKELLEKTLGASRAAEIIKKLTENSKIRPFSLVRKTDPRHLVNFISHEHPQAIALILSYLEPEQGSVVLSALPDEQQADIARRIALMERTAPEVVRQVESVLEQKLSSLVDQNFTSVGGVGTLVDILNRVDRGTEKTILETLEMEDRELAEEIRKRMFVFEDIIKLDDNSIRRVLREVDTKELALALKGASIEVADKVFKNMSQRAGEMLREDIEFLGPTRLRDVEEAQQRIVQVIRRLDESGEIIIGRGGEDAIIV; translated from the coding sequence TTGCCTAAAAAAAATCTGACCGGGCTGGAGAAAGCTGCCATTTTTCTGATTAATTTGGGCCCTGAGCTTTCAGCTCAGGTTTTAAAACAATTGCCGGAAGCAGATATTGAAAGAATTACCTACCAGATTGCCAATACCGTTGCTGTTGATAACGAAATGAAGGCACAGGTGATCGAGGAGTTTGTTCAGCTAAACGAGGCCCAACAGTTTCTGCTCCATGGGGGAATAAAATATGCTAAAGAGTTGCTGGAGAAAACCCTGGGCGCCAGCAGGGCGGCCGAAATAATTAAAAAGCTGACGGAGAACTCAAAAATCCGGCCCTTTTCGCTGGTCCGCAAGACAGATCCCAGACACCTGGTTAATTTTATTTCCCATGAACATCCCCAGGCTATTGCCCTGATTTTATCTTACCTGGAGCCAGAGCAGGGCTCGGTAGTCTTAAGCGCGCTGCCTGATGAGCAGCAGGCTGATATTGCCCGCAGGATTGCTTTGATGGAACGAACTGCGCCTGAAGTGGTGCGGCAGGTGGAAAGTGTTCTGGAACAAAAGCTGTCTTCCTTGGTGGATCAGAACTTTACCTCAGTGGGCGGAGTTGGCACCCTGGTGGACATATTAAACCGGGTTGACCGGGGGACCGAAAAGACAATTTTAGAAACCCTGGAAATGGAAGACCGGGAGTTGGCTGAAGAAATCAGAAAACGCATGTTTGTCTTTGAGGATATTATCAAACTGGATGACAATTCTATCCGGCGGGTCCTGCGGGAGGTTGATACCAAGGAACTGGCCCTGGCCTTAAAAGGCGCCAGCATCGAAGTGGCAGATAAAGTGTTTAAGAACATGTCCCAACGGGCTGGTGAGATGCTCCGGGAAGACATCGAGTTTTTGGGCCCAACCCGTTTGCGGGATGTGGAGGAAGCCCAGCAGCGCATTGTACAGGTAATTCGCCGTTTGGACGAATCTGGCGAAATTATTATCGGCCGGGGTGGGGAGGATGCCATTATTGTCTAG
- the fliI gene encoding flagellar protein export ATPase FliI, translating into MKNGNLAGPPVQFIRRLKEIDPLRCSGKIAQVIGLTVEAVGLKAAVGELCEIQTLAGGRRISAEVVGFKNKRTLLMPLGSLEGIGPGCQVLSLGRNHEIMAGPYLLGQVLDGLGRPIGGHQFTPDPADSPYSVNNLPPSPLARSRIKDVLATGIKAIDALLTCGKGQRIGIFSGSGIGKSTLLGMIARHSAADVNVIGLIGERGREVLEFLERDLGDGLQKSVVVVATSDQPPLIRIKGAFVATAIAEYFRDQGKSVVLMMDSITRFANAQREVGLAVGEPPTTRGYPPSVFALLPRLLERGGKTKNGAITGLYSVLVEADDMNEPVADAVRGILDGHIVLSRDLAQRNHYPAIDVLASISRLMPELVDAKHRELAGKLRDYLAAYKEAEDLINIGAYEEGSNPRVDTARRFYPSIVSFLQQNINEHFSFQQALVGLKTTIGH; encoded by the coding sequence ATGAAAAACGGAAACTTGGCCGGACCCCCAGTCCAATTCATCCGCCGTTTAAAAGAGATTGATCCGTTGCGGTGCAGCGGAAAAATTGCCCAGGTAATCGGCCTTACTGTAGAGGCTGTAGGTTTAAAGGCTGCGGTGGGGGAGCTTTGCGAGATTCAAACACTGGCCGGGGGCCGCAGAATATCTGCCGAGGTAGTAGGGTTTAAAAACAAAAGGACTTTGTTAATGCCATTAGGAAGCCTGGAAGGAATCGGCCCGGGATGCCAGGTTCTTTCTTTAGGAAGGAATCATGAAATCATGGCGGGGCCGTACTTGTTGGGCCAGGTTTTAGACGGTTTAGGCCGGCCAATCGGCGGCCACCAGTTCACCCCTGATCCGGCGGATTCGCCTTATTCTGTGAATAACCTCCCTCCCAGTCCCCTGGCGAGAAGCAGAATCAAAGATGTATTGGCTACCGGAATTAAAGCTATCGATGCCTTATTAACCTGCGGGAAAGGTCAAAGGATTGGTATTTTTTCCGGGAGCGGCATCGGGAAAAGCACCCTCTTGGGGATGATTGCCCGTCACAGTGCTGCTGATGTAAATGTAATCGGCCTGATTGGCGAACGGGGAAGGGAAGTCCTGGAATTCCTGGAGCGGGATCTGGGGGATGGTTTGCAGAAGTCGGTGGTTGTGGTGGCAACCTCAGACCAGCCGCCTTTGATCAGGATCAAGGGTGCCTTTGTTGCAACGGCAATTGCCGAGTATTTCCGGGACCAGGGTAAATCTGTAGTTCTCATGATGGATTCCATTACCCGTTTTGCCAATGCTCAGCGAGAGGTTGGCTTGGCGGTTGGAGAACCGCCGACTACCCGTGGCTACCCCCCTTCGGTTTTTGCGCTTTTGCCCAGGCTTTTGGAAAGAGGGGGGAAGACGAAGAATGGAGCCATCACCGGTTTGTATTCAGTTCTGGTAGAAGCTGACGACATGAATGAACCTGTGGCGGACGCAGTGAGAGGGATCCTGGATGGGCATATCGTCCTGTCCCGGGATTTGGCCCAGCGCAACCATTACCCGGCTATTGACGTTTTGGCCAGTATCAGCCGGTTAATGCCCGAACTGGTTGATGCCAAACACAGGGAGCTTGCCGGCAAGTTAAGGGATTACCTGGCTGCTTACAAGGAGGCGGAGGATTTAATCAATATCGGGGCCTACGAGGAAGGATCGAATCCCCGGGTGGACACTGCCCGCCGTTTTTATCCCTCTATTGTATCTTTTTTGCAGCAGAATATAAACGAACACTTTTCTTTCCAACAGGCCCTGGTTGGGTTAAAGACAACAATTGGGCACTAG
- a CDS encoding flagellar FliJ family protein, whose protein sequence is MRDFKFKMEKVLQFRLAAEEKAKHDLAGSLANLKTDEARLHLFRQELDSRQQIIEAGTQVDLNQALLEADYRHYLEGMVTRQTAEVARSSQEVQATRDSLLTAVQDRRVMGSLKEKQRGYHDYLVRRLEQRDLDEIGGNLFLRHTREAE, encoded by the coding sequence ATGCGGGATTTTAAATTTAAAATGGAAAAAGTTCTACAGTTCCGTCTTGCGGCGGAAGAGAAGGCGAAGCATGACCTGGCTGGCTCCCTGGCCAACTTGAAAACTGATGAAGCTCGCTTGCATTTATTCCGGCAGGAACTGGACAGCCGGCAGCAGATTATTGAGGCTGGGACGCAGGTTGACTTGAACCAGGCCCTGCTGGAGGCGGATTACAGGCACTATCTGGAAGGTATGGTTACCCGCCAGACAGCGGAGGTAGCAAGATCCAGCCAGGAGGTACAAGCCACCAGAGACTCTTTGCTTACTGCAGTGCAGGATCGCCGGGTGATGGGCAGCTTAAAAGAAAAACAGCGAGGATACCACGACTACCTGGTAAGGCGCCTGGAGCAACGGGATTTGGATGAAATCGGCGGAAATCTGTTTTTGCGTCACACCAGGGAGGCAGAATAA
- a CDS encoding flagellar hook-length control protein FliK → MQVQMREPTMPAAKHEEYGPKMKAKEDAASCRDFFASVLACAQNMEEQHPCSKDLSSLPGPDQENHFLTVLLSPALQDLQLVPGEKVRLSSNPTGMIWYDQQSPGFAGRIAGEPALGQVQGAAGEIDTKKNELFLREPGAGRMAKETILLMQRQEVNHAAVIAPAFTGPEAKLVDLSQLARVKLFEPGPVAGSKDSPEAGQANFLLLSQGETLSPSLVRPTVSTQFPYLHVLSHQLVDRAKLAVSEGRSELEIQLKPEQLGRLKLSLTLEDGVLTARFVVENPRVGQLIETNLTHLRTVLSEAGLRFEEASVNVGGEAFSGFDQGEEASYAKDAGSLIQQDAEDFIVPGQVAGAGINLLA, encoded by the coding sequence ATGCAAGTACAGATGAGGGAGCCGACTATGCCGGCAGCCAAGCACGAGGAATATGGGCCAAAAATGAAAGCAAAGGAGGATGCCGCATCCTGCAGGGATTTCTTTGCTTCGGTTTTGGCTTGCGCCCAAAACATGGAAGAACAGCATCCGTGCTCCAAGGACCTTTCAAGCCTGCCTGGCCCAGACCAGGAAAATCATTTTCTGACAGTTTTGCTGAGCCCTGCTCTGCAAGATTTGCAGCTTGTTCCGGGAGAGAAAGTAAGGCTATCTTCCAATCCCACAGGCATGATTTGGTATGATCAACAATCACCGGGTTTTGCTGGGAGAATAGCAGGAGAACCTGCTCTTGGCCAGGTCCAAGGTGCTGCAGGAGAAATCGACACGAAAAAGAATGAATTGTTCTTGCGAGAACCGGGGGCAGGAAGAATGGCCAAAGAGACCATCCTGCTGATGCAAAGGCAGGAGGTCAATCATGCCGCAGTTATTGCTCCTGCTTTTACAGGGCCTGAAGCAAAACTGGTTGATCTGTCCCAACTGGCCCGAGTAAAATTGTTTGAGCCGGGACCTGTCGCTGGGAGTAAAGATTCCCCGGAGGCCGGGCAGGCAAATTTCCTTTTGCTTAGCCAGGGAGAAACACTTAGCCCGTCGTTAGTCCGTCCGACGGTGAGCACCCAGTTTCCGTATCTCCACGTTTTATCGCACCAGCTGGTGGATCGGGCCAAGCTGGCAGTATCGGAGGGCCGCAGCGAGCTGGAGATACAGCTTAAACCCGAGCAACTGGGACGCCTCAAGCTAAGCCTGACCCTGGAAGACGGGGTGCTAACAGCCAGGTTTGTGGTGGAAAACCCCAGGGTAGGCCAACTGATTGAAACCAACCTTACCCATTTGCGGACTGTGCTGTCAGAAGCAGGGCTGAGATTCGAAGAGGCCAGCGTAAATGTCGGCGGAGAGGCTTTTAGCGGGTTTGATCAAGGTGAAGAGGCTTCTTATGCAAAGGATGCCGGCTCCTTGATCCAGCAAGATGCAGAGGATTTCATAGTGCCCGGTCAGGTTGCGGGCGCCGGGATTAACCTATTGGCATAG
- a CDS encoding flagellar biosynthesis protein: protein MTHRIDLTRQVLPQTSHQTLAARPDKTKEPTGSFKAALEREIKDNVRIKFSHHAQERLSKRQATLSPHDLDRLSQAVEQAAKKGARESLILLDDLALIVSIANRTVVTAVNGTSIKDGVFTNIDSAVIL from the coding sequence ATGACTCACAGGATTGACCTGACAAGACAGGTGCTTCCGCAAACCTCTCATCAAACCCTGGCCGCCAGGCCGGATAAAACCAAAGAGCCGACTGGATCCTTTAAGGCAGCGCTGGAAAGGGAAATCAAGGATAATGTCCGGATCAAGTTTTCCCACCACGCCCAGGAACGTCTGTCCAAGCGGCAGGCAACCCTATCCCCTCATGATTTGGATAGATTAAGCCAGGCGGTGGAGCAGGCTGCCAAAAAAGGTGCGCGGGAATCCCTCATTCTCCTGGACGATCTGGCATTAATTGTCAGCATTGCTAACCGGACGGTCGTTACGGCCGTTAATGGCACAAGCATTAAGGACGGTGTTTTTACTAATATTGACAGTGCGGTAATTTTATAA
- a CDS encoding flagellar hook-basal body complex protein, translated as MMRSMFAAVSGLRIHQMRMDVIADNIANVNTTGFKRARMTFQDIFYQTLRGGSAPADPRGGTNPHQIGLGAGVASIDVIQTQGAAGATGNPTDLMIQGDGFFVLTDGENSFYTRAGNFAFDANGNLVVPGSGLFLVGADGSSPISVPTEASSFSIDTFGNVSFIDPNGLNQAGTIGLVKFANPGGLKKVGENLYVMDPNAHDGEPEIGNPGADGRGTLIASALEMSNVELAQEFSEMIITQRGFQANARVITTSDEMLQELANLKR; from the coding sequence ATGATGCGTTCTATGTTTGCCGCCGTATCTGGCCTTCGGATCCACCAGATGCGGATGGATGTAATCGCCGATAACATTGCTAATGTTAATACCACTGGTTTTAAGCGAGCCAGGATGACCTTTCAGGATATTTTTTACCAAACCTTAAGAGGGGGATCGGCTCCGGCTGATCCCCGTGGTGGGACCAATCCCCATCAAATTGGCCTAGGGGCTGGTGTAGCCAGTATCGATGTGATCCAAACCCAGGGGGCGGCAGGGGCTACCGGCAATCCTACTGACCTGATGATTCAGGGAGATGGTTTTTTTGTATTGACTGATGGTGAAAACTCCTTCTATACCAGGGCCGGAAATTTTGCCTTTGATGCCAATGGCAACCTGGTTGTTCCTGGTAGCGGACTCTTCTTGGTAGGGGCTGATGGTTCCAGCCCCATCAGTGTACCCACAGAGGCCAGCAGTTTTAGCATTGACACCTTCGGCAACGTATCCTTCATTGATCCGAATGGTCTTAATCAAGCCGGAACAATCGGCCTGGTTAAGTTTGCTAACCCGGGGGGGCTGAAGAAGGTTGGAGAAAACCTGTATGTAATGGACCCCAACGCCCATGACGGCGAGCCTGAAATCGGCAACCCCGGCGCTGATGGCAGGGGTACCTTGATTGCATCGGCCCTGGAAATGTCTAATGTGGAATTAGCCCAGGAGTTCAGCGAAATGATTATCACCCAGCGGGGTTTCCAGGCTAATGCCAGGGTTATTACCACCTCTGATGAAATGCTACAGGAGCTCGCCAACCTGAAGCGTTAA